A genomic region of Gemmata massiliana contains the following coding sequences:
- a CDS encoding DNA polymerase ligase N-terminal domain-containing protein, producing the protein MSQCSAVPASHSIKLAKPVVGHSVVRFVVLIHDWPEPHWDFLVEADDVLRAWRLLAEPVPEVDIPAEPNFPHRLLYLDYEGPISSGRGHVLRWDTGTCVWATDGPDLVELEIRGTKLTGSVVVRRVGEGWRFRVTASAAG; encoded by the coding sequence GTGTCTCAGTGCAGTGCCGTTCCAGCATCGCATTCTATCAAGCTCGCCAAACCCGTCGTAGGCCATTCTGTGGTGCGGTTCGTCGTTCTGATACACGACTGGCCTGAACCTCACTGGGATTTCCTGGTCGAAGCTGACGACGTGCTTCGTGCTTGGCGACTGCTAGCCGAACCCGTTCCCGAGGTAGATATTCCTGCGGAACCAAACTTCCCGCACCGGCTGCTGTACCTCGATTACGAGGGACCGATCTCGAGCGGACGCGGGCACGTGTTGCGTTGGGATACTGGCACTTGCGTTTGGGCCACCGATGGACCGGACCTCGTGGAACTTGAAATCCGGGGCACGAAACTCACCGGTTCGGTCGTGGTCCGGCGCGTGGGAGAAGGGTGGAGGTTTCGAGTCACGGCATCGGCGGCGGGTTGA
- a CDS encoding TIGR03066 family protein translates to MKTLLAAVFGLAVFALAGHARADDTAKLLGKWEITKSTGDSPVGAIVEFAKEGKMTVTINNDGKDLKLEGTYKLDGKKLAVKLTLNEQEIKHDLTVTFKGDDGLELEDADKKVDTLKKKK, encoded by the coding sequence ATGAAGACGCTCCTGGCCGCCGTGTTCGGGCTGGCTGTGTTCGCCCTCGCGGGCCACGCGCGGGCCGACGACACGGCCAAACTGCTCGGCAAATGGGAAATCACGAAGTCCACCGGCGATTCCCCGGTCGGCGCGATCGTGGAGTTCGCCAAGGAAGGCAAAATGACCGTCACCATCAACAACGACGGCAAGGACTTAAAGCTCGAAGGCACGTACAAGCTCGACGGCAAAAAGCTCGCAGTGAAGCTGACCCTGAACGAGCAGGAAATCAAGCACGACCTCACGGTCACCTTCAAGGGCGACGACGGCCTCGAACTCGAAGACGCGGACAAAAAGGTCGATACCCTCAAGAAGAAAAAGTAG
- a CDS encoding carboxypeptidase-like regulatory domain-containing protein has translation MLIGYVSDERFVALPDVVLEFIGASGESWDVRSRASGAVHLDLPPGEYRVVLQKPGYGAKFSRVTVPAPTPYHFRLLSDGLLGYAWPKWVRSGEASEFRVHSVEPYKLELWRYGWQPEFVRALGWHDEHGPRAVMQITPDGDYTQTGAEWNKVGYTNSVHSQHVAGPARSGLYYFRASTASGRQFSFPWIVAPAHPTAKMAVLASNFTWNAYNNFGGRSNYIHADGLPPTPTINARAELKRYSDTGFFTWGADHYPPLSFDRPEPFNHIDFAEQITDPIEGRQACHLAPAEWRLLGWLERRGFAYDYFAETQLDDGTLDLSQYRVLVLAVHPEYWTPRMYSRVKRWVFEEGGRLVYLGGNGLNCAVELLPTGAALHHNGKIAGLDVAGLGGYESRYAMRDESEANLLGCVFTPAGAMTGAPYRVLDASHWAFAGTGLKTGDTFGEKCLHMRCPGGASGHETDKVSPHSPSTVRVIARGLNPDNGGADMLTFSTPSGGEVFSVGSINFVASLPVDETVSRITENVLRRFLS, from the coding sequence ATGCTGATCGGTTACGTCAGCGACGAGCGGTTCGTTGCGCTGCCCGATGTGGTGCTGGAGTTCATCGGCGCATCGGGCGAGTCGTGGGACGTGCGGTCGCGCGCGTCCGGGGCGGTTCACCTCGATTTACCGCCCGGCGAATACCGCGTGGTGCTTCAAAAGCCGGGGTACGGCGCGAAGTTCAGTCGGGTCACAGTGCCTGCCCCCACGCCGTACCACTTCCGGCTGCTCTCCGACGGGTTGCTCGGGTACGCCTGGCCGAAGTGGGTGCGTAGCGGGGAAGCGTCCGAGTTCCGCGTTCACTCGGTCGAGCCGTACAAGCTCGAACTGTGGCGGTACGGTTGGCAGCCGGAGTTCGTGCGGGCGCTCGGCTGGCATGATGAGCATGGTCCGCGTGCCGTGATGCAAATCACGCCTGACGGCGACTACACGCAGACCGGCGCGGAGTGGAACAAGGTCGGCTACACGAACTCGGTGCATTCGCAGCACGTCGCGGGGCCGGCGCGGAGCGGGCTGTACTACTTCCGGGCCTCGACCGCGAGCGGCCGGCAATTCAGCTTCCCGTGGATCGTCGCACCGGCGCATCCCACCGCGAAGATGGCGGTGCTCGCATCGAACTTCACCTGGAACGCTTACAACAACTTCGGCGGGCGCAGCAATTACATCCACGCGGACGGCCTCCCCCCAACACCCACGATCAACGCCCGTGCAGAACTGAAGCGCTACTCCGACACGGGCTTCTTTACTTGGGGCGCGGATCACTACCCGCCACTCTCGTTCGACCGGCCCGAACCGTTCAACCACATCGACTTCGCGGAGCAGATCACGGACCCGATCGAGGGCCGGCAAGCGTGCCACCTCGCCCCGGCCGAATGGCGGCTCCTCGGCTGGCTCGAACGGCGGGGGTTCGCTTACGACTACTTCGCCGAAACGCAGCTCGACGACGGTACGCTCGATCTGTCGCAGTACCGCGTTCTTGTGCTCGCGGTTCACCCCGAATACTGGACGCCGCGAATGTACTCGCGCGTGAAGCGGTGGGTGTTCGAGGAGGGCGGGCGGCTCGTGTACCTCGGCGGCAACGGACTGAACTGCGCGGTGGAGTTGCTCCCCACAGGGGCCGCACTTCACCACAACGGAAAGATCGCGGGCTTGGATGTCGCGGGCCTGGGCGGGTACGAGAGCCGCTACGCGATGCGCGACGAGTCCGAAGCGAATCTCTTGGGCTGCGTGTTCACGCCCGCGGGCGCCATGACCGGCGCGCCGTACCGCGTGCTGGACGCATCACACTGGGCCTTCGCAGGTACGGGCCTGAAGACCGGCGACACGTTCGGCGAGAAGTGCTTGCACATGCGTTGCCCGGGTGGTGCGTCCGGGCACGAAACGGACAAGGTGTCGCCGCACTCACCGAGCACCGTGCGGGTCATCGCACGAGGACTCAACCCCGACAACGGCGGAGCCGACATGCTCACTTTCTCCACTCCCTCGGGCGGCGAGGTGTTCTCCGTCGGCTCGATCAACTTCGTCGCGTCGCTGCCTGTGGACGAAACCGTTTCGCGCATCACCGAGAACGTGCTCCGTCGGTTCCTGTCGTAA
- a CDS encoding flavoprotein: protein MANVLLGATGSVAAVRVPALFDSLTAAGHAVKVVATNAATYFFDPKAIGQNLPSTPKEPGLKSALDGFVFLDEDEWPGRDAGERYQRGDSVLHIELRKWADIFAVAPLDANTLAKLAVGLCDNCLTCVWRAWDVTRPVVLAPAMNTLMWQNPFTRRHLRSIAADAGAGHIPAHLGDEPLIQQINDRSPTLRVVAPVSKQLACGDVGVGALADVSEITNAIQHMLGRAQAA, encoded by the coding sequence ATGGCTAACGTACTTCTCGGAGCGACCGGCAGCGTGGCCGCGGTGCGGGTGCCGGCCCTCTTCGATTCGCTCACCGCCGCCGGGCACGCCGTGAAGGTCGTCGCAACCAACGCGGCCACATACTTCTTCGACCCCAAAGCGATCGGGCAGAATCTCCCTTCAACGCCCAAAGAACCGGGACTAAAAAGCGCGCTCGACGGTTTCGTCTTTCTCGACGAAGACGAGTGGCCCGGGCGCGACGCGGGCGAGCGCTACCAACGCGGCGACTCGGTGCTGCACATCGAACTCCGTAAGTGGGCGGACATCTTCGCCGTTGCTCCCCTTGATGCGAACACGCTGGCGAAACTGGCCGTCGGACTGTGCGACAACTGCCTGACGTGCGTGTGGCGCGCGTGGGACGTCACGCGACCGGTGGTCCTCGCACCCGCGATGAACACGCTCATGTGGCAGAACCCCTTCACCCGGCGGCACCTGCGTTCGATCGCCGCTGATGCTGGGGCGGGCCACATCCCCGCTCACCTCGGCGACGAGCCGCTCATTCAGCAGATTAACGACCGCAGCCCGACGCTCCGCGTGGTGGCGCCCGTCTCGAAGCAGCTAGCGTGCGGCGACGTCGGCGTCGGTGCGCTGGCAGACGTCAGCGAGATCACGAACGCGATCCAGCACATGCTCGGGCGCGCACAAGCCGCGTAA
- a CDS encoding SMI1/KNR4 family protein: MNQQFVRGEREVDYPSLLETVLGHLEELGVTYLATSGELVTDEVLESAEASMKIRLPAELREFYQTVGDGFSFFWESDSGDPKTPWGSLPVPSLSSLVKMYTGWRGLVLYSPERAEEYGFPHTKDPALAKHTAARMWHWLPIIAEENGDAICLDLGAPGCPVVFDQHDWMDGGSGDNGHPLGANWREFLIGWGSVCFQMPKDLYWPWCFRPGGVAWDGEHFHSRFRVAELAKLHNA, from the coding sequence GTGAATCAGCAGTTCGTCCGCGGGGAACGCGAAGTGGATTATCCGAGTCTCTTGGAAACTGTTCTTGGCCACTTGGAAGAATTGGGCGTCACGTATCTCGCTACCTCCGGCGAACTCGTCACCGACGAGGTATTGGAGTCCGCCGAAGCCTCGATGAAGATCCGTTTACCGGCCGAACTTCGGGAGTTCTATCAAACCGTCGGGGACGGGTTCTCATTCTTCTGGGAGTCTGACTCAGGCGACCCCAAGACGCCGTGGGGAAGCCTCCCGGTCCCGTCGCTATCGTCCCTCGTTAAAATGTACACCGGCTGGCGGGGGCTCGTGCTTTACTCCCCCGAGCGAGCCGAGGAGTACGGCTTCCCTCATACGAAAGACCCCGCCCTGGCAAAACACACCGCGGCCCGGATGTGGCACTGGCTACCGATCATCGCGGAGGAGAACGGCGACGCGATTTGCCTGGATTTGGGCGCCCCCGGGTGCCCGGTCGTCTTCGACCAGCACGACTGGATGGACGGAGGTTCGGGCGATAACGGGCACCCACTCGGCGCGAACTGGCGAGAATTCCTGATCGGTTGGGGGAGCGTGTGCTTCCAAATGCCCAAAGACTTGTACTGGCCGTGGTGCTTCCGACCGGGCGGCGTGGCCTGGGACGGTGAGCACTTCCACAGCCGCTTCCGTGTGGCTGAACTGGCCAAACTCCACAACGCCTAA
- a CDS encoding glycosyltransferase family 4 protein: MDIALCYESVLPARGGAETYLGDLARRLARDGHAVHLYAARWDANALPPATHFHRIDVPSGPRFLRPWRFGVACEEALKHNQHDVSIGFDKTWGQDVLYPQGGLHAASAAHNLLKFPGALSRGLAAVGKWLDPAAWSFARLERKQYLGPNQPLVIVNSFMVQRHFEQFYGVPPESVRVVRSAIDPMRFAAEDRLKRRHEERGRWMVFPEETVGLFVAMNYRLKGLSPLLKALALVPRNKPFRLAVVGNPKFKRYQREAEKLGVADRVVFLGHRDDPKNCYFAADFLVHPTFYDPCSLVALEALACGLPVITSRYNGASELLTPPNDGAVINDPHDAKALAAAMHRFTDHSYRAEASSAARQTGTKWTFEHHYQALLNVFGEVRKIKKAA, from the coding sequence ATGGACATCGCACTGTGTTACGAGAGCGTGCTCCCGGCACGCGGCGGGGCGGAAACCTACCTCGGCGACCTCGCACGCCGGCTCGCGCGGGACGGGCACGCGGTTCACCTCTACGCGGCGCGCTGGGACGCGAACGCGCTGCCCCCCGCGACGCACTTCCACCGGATTGATGTGCCGAGCGGCCCGCGGTTCCTCCGCCCGTGGCGGTTCGGGGTCGCGTGCGAAGAAGCACTGAAACACAATCAGCACGATGTGAGTATCGGCTTCGACAAAACGTGGGGTCAGGACGTTCTCTACCCCCAGGGCGGGTTGCACGCCGCGAGCGCGGCCCACAACCTGCTGAAGTTCCCGGGCGCCCTCTCGCGCGGGCTCGCCGCAGTGGGGAAGTGGCTCGACCCGGCCGCGTGGTCGTTCGCGCGACTCGAGCGCAAGCAGTACCTGGGGCCGAACCAGCCGCTCGTGATCGTGAATAGCTTCATGGTGCAGCGGCACTTCGAGCAGTTCTACGGCGTGCCGCCCGAGTCCGTGCGCGTGGTACGAAGTGCCATCGACCCGATGCGGTTCGCGGCCGAAGACCGGCTCAAACGTCGGCACGAAGAGCGCGGGCGGTGGATGGTGTTCCCGGAAGAAACGGTCGGGCTGTTCGTCGCGATGAATTACCGACTAAAGGGGCTGTCTCCGCTCCTGAAGGCGCTCGCGCTCGTCCCGCGCAACAAACCGTTCCGGTTGGCAGTGGTCGGGAACCCGAAGTTCAAGCGGTACCAGCGGGAAGCAGAAAAGCTCGGTGTCGCGGACCGCGTCGTGTTCCTGGGGCACCGCGACGACCCGAAGAATTGCTACTTTGCAGCAGATTTTCTCGTTCACCCGACGTTTTACGACCCGTGCTCGCTGGTCGCCCTCGAAGCGCTCGCGTGTGGGCTGCCGGTCATCACGTCCCGGTACAACGGCGCAAGCGAGTTACTTACTCCGCCGAACGACGGTGCCGTTATCAATGATCCGCACGACGCAAAGGCCTTGGCCGCTGCGATGCACCGATTTACGGACCATTCTTACCGCGCAGAAGCGTCGAGTGCCGCACGACAAACGGGCACGAAATGGACTTTCGAGCACCACTACCAGGCGCTGCTCAACGTGTTCGGTGAAGTGCGCAAAATCAAGAAAGCCGCGTAA
- a CDS encoding phosphopantothenoylcysteine decarboxylase domain-containing protein: MNFLITAGNTQTPIDRVRCITNTFAGRTGAPIARTAWGRGHTVTFVTSNPDALLEFGLNPRSPGERFSVLSYQTFDELTSILHNQLRVAAFDVVCHSATVSDFLAAGTFTPNAGTFFNARTGEWESGTRTPTLTEQQAGKIRSAEPELWVRLVRAPKLVDRIRHPWGFTGVLVKFELEVDLTEQELVNAAEASRTQSGADVIVANTLDGAAHWAYLGPVAGRYERATRREIPDRLVLALEDLYLKRTRDG; the protein is encoded by the coding sequence ATGAACTTCCTGATTACCGCTGGCAACACGCAGACCCCAATCGACCGGGTTCGGTGCATCACTAACACGTTCGCGGGGCGCACAGGGGCGCCCATTGCTCGCACCGCGTGGGGCCGCGGACACACGGTCACGTTCGTGACCTCGAACCCGGACGCGCTGCTCGAATTCGGCCTCAACCCTCGCTCCCCCGGCGAGCGTTTCTCGGTACTCTCGTACCAAACGTTCGATGAACTGACCTCGATTTTGCATAACCAACTTCGCGTCGCCGCGTTCGACGTGGTATGCCACTCTGCTACGGTCAGTGATTTCCTCGCCGCGGGGACGTTTACACCCAACGCGGGAACGTTCTTCAATGCTCGTACCGGCGAGTGGGAGTCGGGCACCAGGACACCGACCCTTACCGAGCAACAGGCCGGTAAAATCCGGAGCGCGGAACCCGAACTCTGGGTGCGACTCGTGCGGGCACCGAAGCTCGTCGACCGCATCCGACACCCGTGGGGCTTTACCGGGGTACTGGTGAAGTTCGAGCTAGAAGTCGACCTGACCGAGCAGGAACTCGTGAACGCCGCGGAAGCGTCGCGCACGCAATCCGGGGCCGACGTCATCGTGGCGAACACGCTCGACGGCGCGGCACACTGGGCGTATCTCGGACCGGTCGCCGGTCGATACGAGCGGGCCACGCGGCGCGAAATCCCGGACCGTTTGGTGCTGGCACTCGAAGACCTCTATCTGAAACGGACGCGCGATGGCTAA
- a CDS encoding GIY-YIG nuclease family protein — protein MKVVYKITYPNGKIYVGKDLTDSINYFGSASDALIALDFTREQRRDFTIRKELLWESGTATDQEVSAKELEFILELRANDPSIGYNRWPKFVLQTTT, from the coding sequence ATGAAGGTCGTTTACAAGATCACTTATCCGAACGGGAAGATTTACGTCGGTAAAGACCTCACCGATAGCATCAACTACTTCGGTAGCGCGTCGGATGCGTTGATCGCACTGGACTTCACCCGAGAACAGCGACGGGATTTCACGATCCGGAAGGAGTTGTTGTGGGAATCGGGCACAGCAACAGATCAGGAGGTTAGCGCGAAGGAACTCGAATTCATTCTGGAGCTTCGCGCGAACGATCCGAGTATCGGCTACAACCGTTGGCCGAAGTTTGTGCTACAAACGACTACTTGA
- a CDS encoding glycosyltransferase family 4 protein has product MRLVALVESESHVCCRYRLTAFHSALIAAGHILDFQPLPQSLFGRAALGRDLASYDAVILQRKLLPRWVVALLRRRVRRLIFDFDDAVWLRDSYSTKGFHDPKRAARFRATIQACDLVVAGNAYLAEEARKFVPANRITVIPTCVDVTKYHVREHTNHDSALRLVWVGSSSTLQGLERFGPTLSAIGRAVPGARLKLICDRFTEFPDLPVERCTWVEATEAAEIASADIGIGWVPDDPWSRGKCALKVLQYQAAGLPVVANPVGVQADFVRDGETGFRANSTDEWVRAIQALAADVGMRKRLGETARRDVETHYSVEAGARLWIESLARLGTTRMAG; this is encoded by the coding sequence GTGCGGTTAGTCGCGCTGGTGGAATCCGAATCACACGTGTGTTGCCGGTACCGGCTCACCGCGTTCCACAGCGCGCTTATAGCAGCCGGTCACATCCTCGATTTCCAACCCCTCCCACAATCACTGTTTGGTCGCGCGGCCCTTGGTCGTGATCTCGCGTCCTACGACGCGGTTATTCTTCAGCGTAAATTGCTTCCGCGATGGGTTGTCGCGCTGTTGCGCCGGCGGGTTCGGCGTCTGATCTTCGATTTCGACGACGCGGTTTGGCTCCGCGATTCGTATTCCACAAAGGGCTTTCACGATCCCAAGCGGGCCGCGCGATTCCGAGCCACAATCCAAGCGTGCGATTTGGTGGTCGCGGGAAATGCGTACCTCGCAGAAGAAGCTCGGAAGTTCGTGCCAGCGAACCGCATCACCGTGATCCCGACCTGTGTGGATGTCACGAAATACCACGTCCGGGAGCACACCAACCACGATTCCGCCCTTCGGTTGGTGTGGGTCGGTTCATCGAGCACACTTCAGGGTCTAGAACGGTTCGGCCCCACGCTCAGTGCAATCGGGCGCGCGGTGCCAGGCGCACGATTAAAACTCATCTGCGATCGATTTACCGAATTCCCCGACTTACCAGTCGAGCGTTGCACCTGGGTCGAAGCGACCGAAGCCGCGGAAATTGCGTCAGCGGACATCGGCATCGGTTGGGTGCCCGACGATCCGTGGAGCCGCGGGAAGTGCGCACTGAAAGTACTTCAGTATCAAGCCGCGGGCCTACCAGTGGTTGCAAACCCCGTTGGCGTACAAGCCGACTTCGTGCGCGACGGTGAAACGGGCTTCCGCGCGAACTCAACCGATGAATGGGTCCGCGCAATTCAAGCGCTGGCCGCGGATGTTGGGATGCGAAAACGACTTGGCGAAACGGCCCGGCGCGACGTGGAAACGCACTACAGCGTCGAAGCGGGTGCCCGTTTGTGGATCGAATCGTTAGCTCGTTTGGGAACCACGCGGATGGCCGGGTAA
- a CDS encoding lipopolysaccharide kinase InaA family protein has product MFGDVLRKFGSLVAGATGPIVRARDRVWHLSPEGEALFGSAGPSLDAWIADGSAEVVKSGPHRTVYRVVLASGTGYVKHCRINGPRAWAREVIRSPKARLEFENATRLRAFGIGAAIPLAWGTSDTRWPGQSFLITHDLAPAIAFPDFVEKRPLVPCERRKLAHALGAFLARLHENGVAHPDPHPGNLLVEWGQKRPTPPSPLPEGKGELTRKVSGIGTTHCAGSFSPFPSGREDGGVGCLYSTPEFSLLDVHAVRFGAPLSWAESRANLIRFNRWFQLRASQTDRLRFWRSYCEGRKTLPNLGAKEAKELERETLASNRRFWVTRTTRYRGTHRTIRKIRSGRVRGLAVRDLPGDFLRVLLAAPNDLFTKSGTRLLKQCVSSTVAELEMPTPNGPRTVILKRVNVRSALDLLKNLFRSSAVRRSWLFGHGLCERWLPTPRPLAMFHVYRGGFLPAEGYLLTEKVPHAIGLTEAVKACRDTRVLRSWGEKLARVVRTMHDRGVSHRDLKAPNVMLQNAAIDPVNATPVLIDLVGVRASLNAVPFARRAKELARLNASFLATPHVTRTERLRFLRAYLSVGERQLGWKTWWNAVSAATAAKVAKNHRSGRVLG; this is encoded by the coding sequence ATGTTCGGTGACGTGCTCCGCAAATTCGGCTCTCTGGTCGCAGGCGCGACCGGACCGATCGTGCGCGCACGCGACCGCGTTTGGCACCTATCACCCGAAGGCGAAGCCCTCTTCGGCTCGGCGGGACCGTCCCTCGATGCCTGGATCGCCGACGGTTCGGCCGAAGTAGTAAAAAGCGGCCCGCACCGCACGGTGTACCGCGTTGTACTCGCGTCCGGCACGGGGTACGTGAAGCACTGCCGCATCAACGGGCCGCGGGCGTGGGCGCGCGAAGTGATACGGTCCCCAAAAGCGCGACTCGAATTCGAGAACGCTACTCGCCTGCGGGCGTTCGGCATTGGGGCGGCAATTCCACTCGCATGGGGCACGTCGGACACGCGCTGGCCGGGCCAAAGTTTCCTCATCACACACGACCTCGCCCCCGCCATTGCCTTCCCCGACTTCGTGGAGAAGCGCCCACTCGTTCCGTGCGAACGCCGTAAACTGGCGCACGCTTTAGGTGCATTCCTGGCTCGGCTCCACGAAAACGGCGTCGCACACCCGGACCCGCACCCCGGCAATCTGCTTGTGGAGTGGGGGCAAAAACGACCTACCCCCCCGTCCCCCCTCCCCGAAGGGAAGGGGGAGCTGACACGTAAAGTCTCGGGGATTGGGACCACGCACTGTGCCGGTTCGTTCTCCCCCTTCCCTTCGGGGAGAGAGGACGGGGGGGTAGGTTGCCTCTACTCCACCCCCGAATTCAGCCTCCTTGATGTCCATGCGGTCCGGTTCGGCGCTCCGTTGTCGTGGGCTGAGAGCCGCGCGAATCTGATCCGCTTCAACCGCTGGTTCCAACTGCGTGCGAGTCAAACGGACCGGCTCCGGTTTTGGCGCAGCTACTGCGAGGGGCGCAAAACACTCCCCAATCTCGGTGCGAAGGAAGCAAAAGAACTGGAGCGCGAAACACTTGCCTCCAATCGCCGGTTCTGGGTGACGCGCACGACGCGGTACCGCGGAACGCACCGCACCATTCGCAAAATACGGTCAGGGCGAGTGCGGGGGCTGGCCGTGCGTGACCTGCCAGGTGACTTCCTCCGCGTGCTTCTGGCTGCTCCCAACGACCTGTTCACCAAGTCCGGTACGCGGTTACTCAAGCAGTGCGTGAGTTCCACGGTCGCGGAACTGGAGATGCCGACTCCCAACGGCCCGCGAACCGTCATTCTGAAGCGCGTTAACGTGCGGAGCGCCCTCGATCTGCTGAAAAATCTGTTCCGCTCGTCGGCAGTGCGGCGGTCGTGGCTGTTCGGTCACGGGTTGTGCGAACGGTGGCTCCCGACCCCGCGCCCGCTCGCCATGTTTCACGTCTACCGCGGCGGATTTCTGCCCGCGGAAGGCTATTTGCTTACCGAAAAGGTGCCACACGCGATCGGCTTGACCGAAGCCGTGAAAGCGTGTCGCGACACCCGCGTATTGCGTTCCTGGGGTGAAAAACTGGCCCGCGTGGTGCGTACCATGCACGATCGCGGCGTTTCGCACCGCGATCTGAAGGCACCCAATGTTATGCTCCAGAACGCGGCGATCGATCCCGTGAACGCGACGCCCGTGCTCATCGACCTCGTTGGCGTTCGGGCCAGCTTGAACGCGGTACCGTTCGCCCGACGAGCCAAAGAACTCGCCCGATTGAACGCGAGCTTCCTCGCAACGCCACACGTCACGCGCACGGAGCGACTGCGGTTCCTGCGTGCGTACCTGAGCGTCGGGGAAAGGCAGTTAGGCTGGAAAACGTGGTGGAATGCGGTATCTGCGGCGACCGCAGCGAAGGTGGCGAAGAACCACCGGAGCGGGCGCGTGCTCGGATAA
- the rfaD gene encoding ADP-glyceromanno-heptose 6-epimerase, protein MIAVTGAAGFIGSNLAHRLAAEGHSLLLVDHELTAAKAENFVGLPRFAFSRHDHFLDDLTAGRIEPDAIFHLGACSSTTETSWDYLLRNNVEYTRHLWEWCAQKRKPLFYASSAATYGDGSLGFDDHTSPGELRPLNLYGKSKNDFDIWALAEVAADRPAPPKWAGLKFFNVYGPRESHKGRMASVVYQTHKQIKATGEMKLFRSTDPQFSDGGQRRDFVFVGDCVNHLLWLWRNEAPNGVYNSGSGEARTFYDLARGVFTALGLQPRISFIDMPRDLAGKYQNFTRAEMQKLRGAGCDVPATALEEGVRETVQWLEHGATPGLRAA, encoded by the coding sequence ATGATCGCCGTTACCGGCGCGGCCGGGTTCATCGGATCGAACCTCGCTCACCGACTCGCAGCCGAAGGGCACTCGCTTCTTCTGGTCGATCACGAACTTACCGCTGCGAAAGCAGAGAACTTCGTCGGCCTGCCGCGGTTCGCGTTTAGCCGTCACGATCACTTCCTGGACGACCTCACGGCCGGGCGTATCGAGCCGGACGCGATCTTCCACCTCGGCGCGTGTAGTTCCACTACGGAAACGAGTTGGGACTACCTCCTCCGCAACAACGTGGAATACACGCGGCACTTGTGGGAGTGGTGCGCCCAAAAGCGGAAACCGCTGTTTTATGCTTCGAGTGCTGCGACTTACGGCGACGGTTCACTCGGTTTCGACGACCACACTTCGCCCGGCGAACTGCGCCCGCTGAACCTCTACGGCAAGAGCAAGAACGATTTCGATATCTGGGCACTCGCAGAAGTCGCGGCCGACCGCCCCGCTCCTCCGAAGTGGGCTGGGCTGAAGTTCTTCAACGTGTACGGCCCGCGCGAATCGCACAAGGGGCGCATGGCGAGCGTCGTTTACCAGACGCACAAACAGATCAAAGCGACCGGCGAAATGAAGCTGTTTCGCTCCACCGATCCGCAGTTCAGCGACGGCGGCCAGCGCCGCGATTTCGTGTTCGTCGGCGATTGCGTCAATCACCTGCTCTGGTTGTGGCGCAACGAAGCCCCCAACGGCGTTTATAATTCTGGTAGCGGCGAGGCCCGCACGTTCTACGATCTCGCACGCGGGGTGTTCACTGCACTCGGGTTACAGCCGCGCATCAGCTTCATTGACATGCCCCGCGACCTGGCCGGGAAGTACCAGAACTTCACCCGAGCCGAGATGCAGAAGCTACGGGGCGCCGGGTGCGACGTCCCCGCGACCGCGCTCGAAGAGGGCGTCCGCGAGACGGTGCAGTGGCTGGAACACGGCGCGACGCCGGGCCTTCGTGCTGCGTGA
- the smpB gene encoding SsrA-binding protein SmpB, whose translation MAKGAKKDKKAEADGTVNVCRNRRALHEYEISDRIECGIVLVGTEVKSLRDGHANLEDSYARIDNDEVFLIGAEIPEYLYGNRANHKPKRTRKLLLHRREINKFAGKASEKGLTLVPLRLYFKDGKAKVEIAVAKGKQAHDKRQSLKAADAKRDIDRALMSRRKR comes from the coding sequence ATGGCGAAGGGCGCCAAAAAAGACAAGAAGGCCGAAGCCGATGGCACAGTGAACGTGTGCCGGAACCGGCGCGCGCTGCACGAATACGAAATCTCCGACCGGATCGAATGCGGCATTGTACTCGTGGGCACCGAGGTGAAGAGCCTCCGCGACGGGCACGCAAACCTCGAAGATTCCTACGCCCGCATCGATAACGACGAGGTGTTCCTGATCGGCGCAGAGATTCCCGAGTACCTGTACGGGAACCGGGCGAACCACAAGCCGAAGCGCACGCGGAAACTGCTTCTCCACCGTCGCGAAATCAACAAGTTCGCGGGTAAGGCGTCTGAGAAGGGGCTGACACTCGTTCCACTCCGCTTGTATTTCAAGGACGGTAAAGCAAAAGTAGAAATCGCGGTCGCAAAGGGTAAGCAGGCCCACGACAAGCGCCAATCGCTCAAAGCAGCCGACGCCAAACGTGACATCGACCGTGCATTGATGTCGCGTCGGAAGAGGTAA